A single region of the Rhizobium sp. NLR16a genome encodes:
- a CDS encoding DUF982 domain-containing protein translates to MQTLWKKPVTLALEGPDQWAVIQTTQAATWALIEDWPTEEGPALDRACAVCADVISGKRSREEARQAFIEAAIEAGIPIKE, encoded by the coding sequence ATGCAAACCCTATGGAAGAAGCCGGTGACGCTTGCCCTTGAAGGGCCGGATCAATGGGCGGTCATCCAGACGACCCAGGCCGCAACATGGGCGCTGATCGAAGACTGGCCGACCGAAGAGGGGCCTGCGCTCGACAGAGCGTGTGCGGTTTGCGCCGATGTCATATCTGGGAAACGAAGCCGGGAAGAGGCGCGGCAGGCGTTCATCGAGGCTGCGATCGAAGCCGGGATTCCCATCAAGGAATGA